A stretch of the Papaver somniferum cultivar HN1 chromosome 6, ASM357369v1, whole genome shotgun sequence genome encodes the following:
- the LOC113286938 gene encoding uncharacterized protein LOC113286938 isoform X2 codes for MDPCTGLLVCLMLAGAWLGYWVVPKHVLTQEGSSDSSTAVFVAWSIRSCHDYSAITLNSWHLMVTISTLHVARRFNVFETKAIDTETVMLWYPKWRVYWPSQFMSWVQFHWILPDDETCSNTLTVLSETLFLNKVSLSVVQVCISNCICFVNVLLKLCLSHGLSKFILL; via the exons ATGGACCC TTGTACCGGTCTGTTGGTTTGTCTTATGCTCGCTGGAGCTTGGTTGGGTTATTGGGTGGTACCTAAACATGTTCTAACACAAGAAGGATCCAGTGATTCAAGTACAGCTGTTTTCGTCGCTTGGTCAATTCGCAGCTGTCATGATTATTCAG CTATAACATTAAATAGTTGGCATCTAATGGTTACAATAAGCACACTTCATGTGGCACGAAGATTCAATGTTTTTGAGACCAAGGCAATTGATACCGAAACTGTAATGCTTTGGTATCCTAAATGGCGTGTCTACTGGCCTTCTCAATTTATGTCTTGGGTTCAGTTCCACTGGATTCTACCAG ATGATGAAACTTGCAGTAATACCCTTACTGTATTGTCGGAGACCCTGTTCCTTAACAAGGTGAGTTTATCTGTTGTTCAAGTTTGTATAAGCAATTGTATTTGTTTTGTCAATGTATTACTTAAACTCTGTCTCAGCCATGGACTATCAAAGTTCATACTTTTGTAA
- the LOC113286938 gene encoding uncharacterized protein LOC113286938 isoform X1 — protein MFAWLALCKVFDKNFFAGYKWTRRNWIFSSSLLTWFIKVGACGDWVSKDICTGLLVCLMLAGAWLGYWVVPKHVLTQEGSSDSSTAVFVAWSIRSCHDYSAITLNSWHLMVTISTLHVARRFNVFETKAIDTETVMLWYPKWRVYWPSQFMSWVQFHWILPDDETCSNTLTVLSETLFLNKVSLSVVQVCISNCICFVNVLLKLCLSHGLSKFILL, from the exons AT GTTTGCATGGCTTGCATTATGCAAGGTCTTCGATAAGAACTTTTTTGCAGGATATAAATGGACCC GTAGGAATTGGATCTTTTCTTCTTCGTTACTAACCTGGTTTATTAAAGTCGGTGCTTGTGGAGATTGGGTCAGCAAAGATAT TTGTACCGGTCTGTTGGTTTGTCTTATGCTCGCTGGAGCTTGGTTGGGTTATTGGGTGGTACCTAAACATGTTCTAACACAAGAAGGATCCAGTGATTCAAGTACAGCTGTTTTCGTCGCTTGGTCAATTCGCAGCTGTCATGATTATTCAG CTATAACATTAAATAGTTGGCATCTAATGGTTACAATAAGCACACTTCATGTGGCACGAAGATTCAATGTTTTTGAGACCAAGGCAATTGATACCGAAACTGTAATGCTTTGGTATCCTAAATGGCGTGTCTACTGGCCTTCTCAATTTATGTCTTGGGTTCAGTTCCACTGGATTCTACCAG ATGATGAAACTTGCAGTAATACCCTTACTGTATTGTCGGAGACCCTGTTCCTTAACAAGGTGAGTTTATCTGTTGTTCAAGTTTGTATAAGCAATTGTATTTGTTTTGTCAATGTATTACTTAAACTCTGTCTCAGCCATGGACTATCAAAGTTCATACTTTTGTAA